The genomic DNA GTATCGGCGGTGACACCAATCAAAAGCTGAAACTCGTGATAGGCAGTATAGAGCCAGAGACAGCTGACCAAGACGGAGAGAATGATAGCGCCCATGGGATCAATCCACCAGCGCAGCTTACTTCCACCGACCGAGGTCAGGATACCGAACCCGTTAATGAAGAGGTCATTGCGGTGATCTTCCCAGAGGATGCGGATCTGGGAGACCTGGTGGCGCAGGGCGAAGCAGTAGACAAAGAGGGCGAACTTGGTGCAGAAGGCAACGATAACAGCGACGACGGAGGGCAGATGGAAATCGCTGGTTTCCGACTGGGAGCCCTCGACCAGTTCACGGATGGAGAAGGCGATAATGATGAACGAGACGGCCGTCAtgaggaagcagaagcagatgTTACCCGCCGTTTCGATGCGGGCTTTGCCGGCGGGAAACTTGCGGGGGTCGACACGGTTGACGGCCTTATTGCAGAGGAGCAGGGTGAGGTTGGACATGGGGTCGAAGACGGCGTCGGCCATTGTTgtgaagagggagagagagcCCGATGCAATGGCACCGTAGAGTTGTAGGACGGAGAGGATGACGTTCGCGGCGAAGCTGCCGTACACAGCGATTTTGTATTTGAGTTGGTTGTTGACGCTGATTTCGCGAGCGTCGCGGACGTGCTCTTCCACGGGTTTCAGCATGCGCTCGATGTTCTCGTTTTGCGAGTGGTAGAAGCCTTGTAGCTGTCTGGACGAGATGGCGGTGTCCAATGCCTTCTTTGGGTTCTTGG from Aspergillus oryzae RIB40 DNA, chromosome 7 includes the following:
- a CDS encoding cation diffusion facilitator family transporter (mitochondrial Fe2+ transporter MMT1 and related transporters (cation diffusion facilitator superfamily)), which codes for MDESHLRQSMSHHPSPFNSPQPPHSHIPSTLSYNEATTTALEPQASQHRTGNTSDEEGQPPPRYTRENDPFQLASKIKTDEEIRQIHPQANTARKRDSCGPGGLLRATKNPKKALDTAISSRQLQGFYHSQNENIERMLKPVEEHVRDAREISVNNQLKYKIAVYGSFAANVILSVLQLYGAIASGSLSLFTTMADAVFDPMSNLTLLLCNKAVNRVDPRKFPAGKARIETAGNICFCFLMTAVSFIIIAFSIRELVEGSQSETSDFHLPSVVAVIVAFCTKFALFVYCFALRHQVSQIRILWEDHRNDLFINGFGILTSVGGSKLRWWIDPMGAIILSVLVSCLWLYTAYHEFQLLIGVTADTKMQQLITYISMTHSPFITAIDTVRAYTSGPRLLVEVDVVMDPNDSLRATHDVAEELQMKLESLPDVERAYVHVDYETTHKPEHFLKKEL